Proteins encoded within one genomic window of Prauserella marina:
- a CDS encoding DUF3291 domain-containing protein: MPTTSWLTPRRPEQDAEAVVLASLLEVKSLRHVPGFLAASLRVWLQVRGSEGAWGVSLRAQPLRRRFWTLSAWRDRESLERFVRTEPHVSIMRRQHDVMREAVFTEWTVPASDLPITWKDATERVERRRKGSRAA; this comes from the coding sequence ATGCCCACCACATCGTGGCTGACACCGCGGCGCCCGGAGCAGGACGCCGAGGCCGTCGTGCTGGCGTCATTACTGGAAGTCAAGTCCCTCCGGCACGTACCGGGCTTTCTCGCGGCCTCGCTGCGGGTGTGGCTACAGGTGCGCGGGTCGGAAGGAGCCTGGGGAGTGTCCCTGCGGGCCCAGCCGTTGCGGCGCAGATTCTGGACCCTTTCGGCCTGGCGCGACAGAGAATCGCTCGAACGGTTCGTCAGAACCGAACCACACGTCTCGATCATGCGCCGCCAGCACGACGTGATGCGCGAGGCCGTGTTCACCGAGTGGACCGTACCCGCGAGTGACCTCCCGATCACGTGGAAGGACGCGACGGAACGGGTCGAGCGACGGCGGAAGGGCTCGCGTGCGGCGTAA
- a CDS encoding DNA polymerase domain-containing protein: MSERISLDVDGTEVTVSSPDKVFFPQRGETKLDLVRYYQAVAGPLLETLRGRPLLMERYPAGAGGKSWFQKRVPKSVPDWLTTTVVSTPNGTTSDALVAADLAHILWAVNLGCLGFHVWPYHAATPEVTDELRVDLDPSPGVTFDDVRQTAVLTRELLAEYGIEAHLKTSGSRGLHVYVRLEPRWNSYEVRAGAVALARELERRHSGLITAQWWKEERGSRVFVDFNQNAPHRTVFGAWCVRPRAGAQVSTPVAWTDVDGLDQDALTIATVPALLAERGDPWEGINDRPQSLEPLLEQSRKDLASGLMDAPWPPVYPKQPGEPPRVAPSRAKST, encoded by the coding sequence ATGAGTGAACGGATCTCGCTGGACGTCGACGGCACCGAGGTCACCGTTTCCAGTCCTGACAAGGTGTTCTTCCCCCAGCGGGGGGAGACCAAATTGGACCTGGTGCGCTACTACCAGGCCGTCGCGGGCCCGCTGCTGGAGACCCTGCGCGGGCGGCCGCTGCTGATGGAGCGCTACCCGGCGGGCGCGGGCGGTAAGTCGTGGTTCCAGAAGCGGGTGCCGAAGTCGGTACCGGACTGGCTGACCACCACGGTCGTCAGCACTCCCAACGGCACCACGAGCGACGCGCTCGTCGCCGCCGATCTCGCCCACATACTGTGGGCGGTCAACCTCGGCTGTCTGGGCTTTCACGTGTGGCCCTATCACGCGGCGACGCCGGAGGTCACCGACGAACTGCGCGTCGACCTCGACCCCTCGCCGGGCGTCACCTTCGACGACGTCCGGCAAACCGCGGTGCTGACAAGGGAACTACTCGCCGAGTACGGCATCGAGGCTCACCTCAAGACCAGCGGCTCCAGGGGCCTGCACGTCTACGTCAGGCTCGAACCCCGGTGGAACAGCTACGAGGTCAGGGCCGGTGCGGTGGCGCTCGCCCGCGAACTGGAGCGGCGGCACTCCGGCCTCATCACCGCTCAATGGTGGAAGGAAGAGCGGGGCAGCCGGGTTTTCGTCGACTTCAACCAGAACGCTCCACACCGGACGGTGTTCGGCGCGTGGTGTGTCCGGCCGAGGGCCGGGGCACAGGTCTCCACCCCGGTCGCGTGGACCGATGTGGACGGTCTCGATCAGGACGCGCTGACGATCGCCACCGTGCCCGCGCTGCTCGCCGAACGCGGCGACCCGTGGGAGGGCATCAACGACCGGCCACAGTCACTGGAACCGCTGCTGGAACAGTCGCGAAAGGACTTGGCGTCCGGGTTGATGGACGCGCCGTGGCCTCCCGTGTACCCGAAGCAACCGGGCGAACCGCCGCGCGTCGCGCCGAGCAGAGCCAAAAGCACCTGA
- a CDS encoding ATP-dependent DNA ligase → MDLPVQPPVKPMLATLVREMPRGPQLAYEPKWDGFRCVVFRDGDEIELGSRNDRPLTRYFPELVELLAEALPRRCVVDGEVVIVTEGGLDFGALQLRLHPAASRVKKLAGETPASFVAFDLLALGDDDLTSEPFSRRRELLEGILGTAPARVHLTPLTTDPGVASDWFTRFEGAGFDGVMAKPTDLPYEQDRRVMWKVKHERTADCVVAGFRWHKDGEGIGSLLLGLFDEQGVLNHVGVASGFAAKRRTELVTELAPLRENALERHPWRDWAEAHAEAGGRMPGGGSRWAVGKDLSWEPVRTELVAEVRYEHVQGGRFRHGGRLVRFRPDRTPESCTYAQLDEVPPAELASLFSEAGT, encoded by the coding sequence GTGGACCTGCCCGTTCAACCACCGGTGAAACCGATGCTCGCCACGCTGGTGCGCGAGATGCCTCGTGGCCCCCAGCTGGCCTATGAGCCCAAATGGGACGGTTTCCGCTGCGTCGTGTTCCGCGACGGCGACGAGATCGAGCTGGGTTCGCGCAACGACCGGCCACTGACGAGATACTTCCCCGAACTCGTCGAGTTGCTGGCCGAGGCACTGCCCCGGCGGTGCGTCGTCGACGGTGAGGTCGTCATCGTCACCGAAGGCGGTCTCGATTTCGGCGCGCTGCAACTGCGATTGCATCCCGCGGCGTCGCGAGTGAAGAAGCTGGCCGGAGAGACACCGGCCAGCTTTGTCGCGTTCGACCTGCTCGCGCTGGGCGACGACGATCTGACCTCGGAACCATTTTCGCGCAGGCGAGAACTACTGGAAGGCATCCTCGGCACGGCGCCCGCCAGGGTCCACCTGACTCCGCTCACCACCGACCCCGGCGTCGCGAGCGACTGGTTCACCCGCTTCGAGGGCGCCGGCTTCGACGGCGTGATGGCCAAACCCACCGACCTGCCTTACGAACAGGACCGCAGGGTGATGTGGAAGGTCAAGCACGAACGCACCGCCGACTGCGTCGTCGCCGGTTTCCGGTGGCACAAGGACGGCGAGGGCATCGGCTCGCTGCTGCTTGGCCTCTTCGACGAGCAAGGTGTCCTGAACCACGTGGGTGTCGCGAGTGGATTCGCGGCGAAACGACGCACCGAACTGGTCACCGAACTGGCGCCGCTGCGGGAGAACGCGCTGGAGCGGCATCCGTGGCGCGACTGGGCCGAGGCACACGCCGAGGCCGGTGGCCGGATGCCGGGTGGAGGCAGCAGGTGGGCAGTCGGCAAGGACCTTTCCTGGGAACCGGTGCGGACCGAACTCGTCGCCGAGGTGCGCTACGAACACGTGCAGGGCGGCCGGTTCCGGCACGGTGGCCGCCTCGTGCGGTTCCGGCCGGACCGCACACCGGAATCCTGCACTTACGCTCAGCTCGACGAGGTGCCTCCAGCGGAGCTGGCCTCGTTGTTCAGTGAAGCCGGAACGTGA
- a CDS encoding sigma-70 family RNA polymerase sigma factor, with amino-acid sequence MTSTTSTTSKPATTRRRAGHGASEEPDLVRAYLDEIGTTPLLTATEEVDLAKRIEAGVFAAELLRKADAGEEEPAAGRRDLETVARDGLLAKDHMVRANLRLVVTAARKNRNMKLPLLDAIQEGNLGLIRAVEKFDYAKGFKFSTYAMWWIRQAIQRGNAFQASTIRLPMHTAEQLAKLDRLERNLQAQSQQDPSVEELAAAANMPVERVVALRRAGQSTVSLDVPLDEDGELKLGDLVAADSVPGVGEALEYQGMVADLHAALDTLPALEASVLSLRYGLTDGHPHTVPEIAQRLSVTRKRVRTLEQRGMEVLRDAQHRKPLLEWAS; translated from the coding sequence ATGACGTCGACGACGTCGACGACTTCGAAGCCCGCGACGACCCGACGGCGCGCGGGGCACGGTGCCAGCGAGGAACCCGACCTCGTCCGAGCTTACCTCGACGAGATCGGTACGACGCCGTTGCTCACGGCGACGGAAGAGGTCGACCTCGCCAAGCGCATCGAGGCCGGGGTCTTCGCGGCCGAACTCCTCCGCAAGGCCGACGCGGGTGAGGAAGAACCGGCGGCGGGCCGTCGCGACCTCGAAACGGTGGCAAGAGACGGCCTGCTGGCCAAGGACCACATGGTGCGGGCGAACCTGCGCCTCGTGGTGACCGCGGCCCGCAAGAACCGCAACATGAAGCTGCCCCTGCTCGACGCCATCCAGGAGGGCAACCTGGGCTTGATCCGCGCGGTCGAGAAATTCGACTACGCCAAGGGCTTCAAGTTCTCCACCTATGCCATGTGGTGGATCAGGCAGGCCATCCAGCGGGGCAACGCCTTCCAGGCCAGCACCATCCGGCTGCCGATGCACACGGCCGAGCAGCTCGCCAAGCTCGACCGGCTCGAACGCAACCTGCAAGCACAAAGCCAGCAGGACCCCAGCGTGGAGGAGCTGGCAGCGGCGGCGAACATGCCGGTGGAGCGCGTGGTGGCGCTGCGAAGGGCGGGGCAGTCCACGGTGAGCCTCGACGTCCCGCTCGACGAGGACGGCGAGCTCAAGCTCGGCGACCTGGTCGCCGCCGACTCCGTACCGGGAGTCGGCGAGGCGCTGGAGTACCAGGGCATGGTCGCCGACCTGCACGCGGCACTCGACACGCTTCCCGCGCTGGAAGCCTCGGTGCTGTCGCTGCGGTACGGCCTCACCGACGGCCACCCGCACACCGTGCCGGAAATCGCACAACGGCTCAGCGTCACCCGCAAGCGGGTTCGCACGCTGGAGCAGCGCGGCATGGAGGTGCTGCGCGACGCGCAGCACCGTAAGCCGCTGCTGGAATGGGCCAGCTGA
- a CDS encoding GlxA family transcriptional regulator, whose translation MSGSPHIVAVLARDGVMPMELGLVHQIFGAARSPEGTRLYDVRTCAVTPGEIHTNADFSIHVGNGIETLAEAATVVIPASHAADETEASGNLAPALAAAIAAIKQGTTIASICTGAYVLAAAGLLDGRKATTHWNSADDFRRRFPLIELDPGVLYVDEGDILTSAGEAAGIDLCLHLIRREHGAAVANEVARRTVVPPHREGGQAQYVTRPVPEPGISSTAAARAWAVEQLHRPVSLTELADRESMSTRTFTRRFRDEVGMSPVQWLTQQRIERARHLLEQTDLPIDRIASEAGFGTAASLRQHLNAALGVSPSAYRGTFRGGIK comes from the coding sequence ATGAGCGGTTCGCCCCACATCGTCGCGGTCCTCGCGAGGGACGGCGTCATGCCCATGGAACTGGGACTGGTTCACCAGATCTTCGGGGCCGCCCGCTCGCCGGAGGGCACGCGGCTGTACGACGTGCGTACCTGCGCGGTGACTCCCGGTGAGATCCACACGAACGCCGACTTCTCGATCCACGTCGGCAACGGCATCGAGACACTCGCCGAGGCCGCGACGGTCGTCATTCCCGCGAGCCACGCCGCCGACGAGACCGAGGCCAGCGGAAACCTCGCTCCCGCTCTGGCGGCGGCCATCGCCGCGATCAAGCAGGGCACGACGATCGCCTCGATCTGCACGGGCGCCTACGTCCTCGCGGCGGCCGGACTGCTCGACGGTAGGAAGGCCACGACGCACTGGAACTCCGCCGACGACTTCCGGCGCCGTTTCCCGCTGATCGAACTCGACCCCGGCGTGCTCTACGTCGACGAGGGAGACATCCTGACCTCGGCGGGCGAGGCCGCCGGCATCGACCTGTGCCTGCACCTCATCCGCCGCGAGCACGGCGCGGCGGTCGCCAACGAAGTGGCGCGGCGCACAGTCGTGCCTCCGCACCGAGAGGGAGGCCAGGCCCAGTACGTGACGAGGCCCGTTCCGGAGCCCGGCATCTCCTCGACCGCTGCGGCGAGGGCGTGGGCTGTGGAACAATTGCACCGCCCGGTCTCGTTGACAGAGTTGGCCGACCGGGAATCCATGAGCACCCGCACCTTCACCCGGCGATTCCGGGACGAAGTCGGGATGTCTCCCGTGCAGTGGCTCACCCAGCAGCGCATTGAACGAGCCCGCCACCTGCTTGAGCAGACCGATCTGCCCATCGACCGGATCGCGAGCGAAGCGGGATTCGGCACGGCCGCATCGTTGCGGCAACATCTGAATGCCGCACTCGGAGTATCACCGAGTGCTTACCGCGGCACGTTCCGTGGCGGAATCAAGTGA
- a CDS encoding NAD(P)H-dependent oxidoreductase, with amino-acid sequence MNVLWIYAHPEERSLSGSLKDEGIAALREAGHEVRLRDLYAMKWNPVVDAADFGQEPDRRLLVGEASKRANTEGTLSADIRAEHEHIRWADTIVTQFPLWWLGPPAILKGWFDRVLLNGFAFGVKDEYGHTLRYGDGGLAGKRAMVITTIGAREASFGPRGIHGALDDVLFPLQHGLFWYTGMAALPPVAIYGADRACEQDFAREALRLRRRLLAMPEERPIAFRHQDGGDYDENLVLRPHVAPGQAGLGVHYA; translated from the coding sequence ATGAACGTGTTGTGGATCTACGCCCACCCCGAGGAACGGTCGCTGAGCGGGTCGCTCAAGGACGAGGGCATCGCCGCGTTGCGCGAGGCGGGACACGAGGTGCGCCTGCGCGACCTGTACGCCATGAAGTGGAACCCGGTCGTCGACGCGGCCGACTTCGGGCAGGAACCGGACCGGCGGCTGCTTGTCGGTGAGGCGTCGAAGCGAGCCAACACCGAGGGAACGCTGAGCGCCGACATCCGAGCCGAGCACGAGCACATCCGGTGGGCCGACACGATCGTCACGCAGTTCCCGCTGTGGTGGCTCGGCCCGCCCGCGATCCTCAAGGGCTGGTTCGACAGGGTGCTGCTCAACGGCTTCGCCTTCGGCGTGAAGGACGAGTATGGGCACACCCTGCGCTATGGCGACGGCGGGCTGGCGGGCAAACGGGCGATGGTGATCACCACGATCGGCGCGAGGGAAGCGAGTTTCGGGCCGAGGGGTATTCACGGCGCGCTCGACGATGTGTTGTTTCCCTTGCAGCACGGGCTCTTCTGGTACACCGGGATGGCGGCGCTGCCTCCGGTCGCCATTTACGGCGCGGACCGGGCGTGTGAGCAGGACTTCGCCCGCGAGGCCCTGCGGCTGCGGCGCCGGCTGCTCGCGATGCCGGAGGAGCGGCCGATCGCGTTCCGGCACCAGGACGGCGGCGACTACGACGAGAACCTGGTGCTGCGCCCCCATGTCGCGCCAGGGCAGGCGGGTCTTGGTGTCCACTACGCCTGA
- a CDS encoding SDR family NAD(P)-dependent oxidoreductase: MDLSGRVAIVTGGGRGLGLAYAEALAGAGAAVVVNDLDPASAEDTAAGIVEAGGKAVAHAGAIGGAEVADALVERAVAEFGRLDVLVTNAGVLRDKVLWKMTDDDFDTVVDVHLRGTFTCARAAARQLRTQGEGGRLILVGSPAGQRGNFGQTNYSAAKAGIAAFARTWSMELARAEITVNAVIPVAATAMTETIPALRGYAEAIRAGEPVPSFARTALAFGTPEDAAGLVVFLASAEAAGITGQCVGIGGDRLSLWSHPRQVAAAYADGGWSADDIAAAWSTTVGAQPQSVGENLPEPR, from the coding sequence ATGGACCTCAGCGGCAGGGTCGCGATCGTGACCGGCGGGGGCAGGGGGCTCGGTCTCGCCTATGCCGAGGCACTGGCCGGGGCGGGCGCGGCGGTGGTCGTCAACGACCTCGACCCGGCGTCGGCCGAGGACACGGCCGCCGGGATCGTCGAGGCGGGAGGCAAGGCCGTCGCGCACGCCGGTGCCATCGGCGGAGCCGAGGTGGCCGACGCGCTCGTGGAGAGGGCGGTCGCCGAGTTCGGCAGGCTCGACGTGCTGGTGACCAACGCTGGAGTGCTGCGCGACAAGGTGCTCTGGAAGATGACGGACGACGACTTCGACACCGTCGTCGACGTGCATTTGCGCGGGACGTTCACGTGTGCGCGAGCGGCGGCGAGGCAGCTCAGGACGCAGGGCGAGGGCGGTCGGCTGATCCTCGTCGGTTCGCCGGCGGGCCAGCGGGGAAACTTCGGGCAGACCAACTACTCGGCGGCGAAAGCGGGCATCGCCGCGTTCGCCCGCACCTGGTCGATGGAACTGGCCCGCGCCGAGATCACCGTCAACGCCGTCATCCCCGTCGCGGCGACCGCCATGACGGAAACGATTCCCGCGCTCAGGGGATACGCCGAGGCGATCAGAGCGGGGGAGCCGGTGCCGTCGTTCGCGAGGACCGCGCTGGCGTTCGGCACCCCTGAGGACGCGGCGGGACTCGTCGTGTTTCTCGCCTCGGCCGAGGCCGCCGGGATCACCGGCCAGTGCGTCGGCATCGGCGGCGACCGGCTTTCGCTGTGGTCGCACCCTCGGCAGGTTGCCGCGGCCTACGCCGATGGCGGCTGGTCCGCCGACGACATCGCCGCCGCGTGGAGCACCACCGTGGGCGCGCAACCGCAGAGCGTCGGCGAGAACCTGCCGGAGCCACGATGA
- a CDS encoding amidohydrolase family protein → MDPAKLKAIDVHVHVETDGNGHFSLPNAYLAASAHHFGSEHRAPTLADTADYYRQRDLGAVVFTVDIESSTGHPALSQENIAQVAADNADVLIPFASVDPAKGVAGARRFRTLVTEHGMRGLKFHPSIQNFAPDDGSAYPLLEVAQELGVPAVFHTGQTGIGAGMPGGGGIKLALSNPMLLDEVAVTFPGLKIVMAHPSFPWQDEALAVAMHKPNVHIDLSGWSPKYFPPQLVRYANSLLQDKVLFGSDYPLITPDRWLSDFERLDIKPHVRPKIYKDNAVALLGLGEGQ, encoded by the coding sequence ATGGATCCCGCGAAGCTGAAGGCGATCGACGTGCACGTGCACGTCGAAACCGATGGCAACGGCCACTTTTCCCTTCCCAATGCCTACCTCGCCGCGTCCGCGCACCATTTCGGATCCGAGCACAGGGCGCCCACCCTCGCCGACACCGCCGACTACTACCGGCAGCGGGACCTGGGCGCGGTCGTGTTCACGGTGGACATCGAGTCCAGCACGGGGCATCCCGCGCTGTCCCAGGAGAACATCGCGCAGGTCGCGGCGGACAACGCCGACGTGCTCATTCCCTTCGCCAGTGTCGACCCCGCGAAGGGGGTCGCGGGGGCGCGCCGGTTCAGGACACTGGTGACCGAACACGGAATGCGCGGCCTGAAGTTCCATCCGAGCATCCAAAACTTCGCGCCCGACGACGGCAGTGCCTATCCGTTGCTGGAGGTCGCGCAAGAACTTGGCGTGCCCGCGGTATTCCACACCGGACAGACCGGAATCGGAGCGGGAATGCCCGGTGGGGGCGGGATCAAACTGGCGCTGTCCAACCCGATGCTGCTGGACGAGGTGGCCGTCACCTTCCCCGGCCTGAAGATCGTCATGGCGCATCCGTCGTTCCCGTGGCAGGACGAGGCGCTCGCCGTCGCGATGCACAAGCCCAATGTCCACATCGACCTCTCGGGATGGTCGCCGAAGTACTTCCCGCCTCAGCTCGTGCGCTACGCCAACAGTCTGCTTCAGGACAAGGTCCTCTTCGGATCCGACTATCCGCTCATCACACCGGACCGGTGGCTGAGCGACTTCGAACGGCTCGACATCAAACCCCACGTGCGACCCAAGATCTACAAGGACAACGCGGTGGCACTGCTCGGACTGGGAGAAGGACAATGA
- a CDS encoding MaoC family dehydratase, producing MTTTVTIADLDGMAGTDLGHSGWLTVGQERIDTFAEATGDHQWIHVDEEKAKDGPFGGTIAHGYLTLSLVIPLWTELLDVADANTKVNYGLDKVRFPSPVRAGSRVRASGKLVSVEHLAGEGVQLTVDLTVHIEHEDKPACVARPVFRFYR from the coding sequence ATGACCACAACGGTGACCATCGCCGATCTCGACGGCATGGCGGGAACCGACCTCGGGCACAGCGGGTGGCTCACCGTCGGCCAGGAGCGCATCGACACCTTCGCCGAAGCCACCGGCGACCATCAGTGGATTCACGTCGACGAGGAGAAAGCCAAGGACGGACCGTTCGGCGGCACCATCGCACACGGCTACCTCACCCTGTCCCTCGTCATTCCGTTGTGGACGGAACTGCTGGATGTCGCGGACGCGAACACCAAGGTGAACTACGGGCTCGACAAGGTGCGGTTCCCCTCGCCGGTGCGCGCGGGTTCGCGAGTCAGGGCATCGGGAAAGCTCGTCTCCGTTGAACACCTCGCGGGCGAAGGTGTCCAGCTCACCGTGGACCTCACCGTCCACATCGAACACGAGGACAAACCGGCCTGCGTCGCGCGGCCCGTATTTCGTTTCTATCGCTGA